One genomic window of Dunckerocampus dactyliophorus isolate RoL2022-P2 chromosome 7, RoL_Ddac_1.1, whole genome shotgun sequence includes the following:
- the rpa2 gene encoding replication protein A 32 kDa subunit isoform X2, whose protein sequence is MGGGYTQSPGGFASPALSQGGEKKGRTRTTQIIPCTVSQLMSASQSDEAFRVGDVEVAQVTIVGIIRSTDKSMTNIQYKVDDMTSAPMDVKQWVDTEDPSVDGNVLPPGTYVKISGNLRSFQNNRSVVAFSVRPLEDMNEITSHMLEVVQAHMVLGKPRSSDQPGQSASVLMQPAGSMAGIVGGGYAGACDMVNNGLSANQNQVLSLIRGCPDPRGISIHDLKMRLGNLSMAVIKQVVEFLSNEGHIFSTIDEDHFKSTDCDE, encoded by the exons ATGGGTGGGGGCTACACTCAGTCGCCTGGGGGCTTTGCATCACCTGCTTTGTCCCAGGGAGGAGAGAAGAAAGGG AGAACCAGAACCACACAGATCATCCCCTGCACTGTGTCCCAGCTGATGAGCGCTTCCCAGTCGGATGAGGCCTTCAGAGTCGGGGATGTGGAAGTGGCTCAA GTCACCATTGTGGGAATCATCAGGAGTACAGACAAGTCCATGACCAACATCCAGTACAAGGTGGACGACATGACGTCAGCCCCAATGGATGTGAAACAGTGGGTGGACACAGAG gACCCCAGTGTGGACGGAAATGTGTTGCCTCCAGGCACGTATGTCAAAATTTCTGGCAACCTGCGTTCCTTTCAG AATAACCGGTCTGTGGTGGCGTTCAGTGTCAGGCCCCTGGAGGACATGAATGAAATCACGTCGCACATGCTGGAGGTGGTCCAGGCGCACATGGTGCTCGGCAAGCCTCGGTCTTCG GATCAGCCGGGACAGAGCGCCTCGGTCTTGATGCAGCCTGCAGGAAGCATGGCCGGCATCGTCGGCGGGGGCTACGCGGGCGCATGTGACATGGTTAACAACGGGCTGAGTGCAAACCAGAACCAG GTGCTTAGTTTGATACGAGGATGTCCAGATCCACGAGGCATCAGCATTCATGACCTAAAGATGAGACTGGGCAACCTCAGCATGGCAGTCATCAA GCAAGTGGTGGAGTTCCTCAGCAACGAAGGTCACATCTTTTCCACAATCGATGAAGACCACTTCAAGTCGACAGACTGCGACGAGTAG
- the rpa2 gene encoding replication protein A 32 kDa subunit isoform X1, which produces MWNQGGYSDSSMGGGYTQSPGGFASPALSQGGEKKGRTRTTQIIPCTVSQLMSASQSDEAFRVGDVEVAQVTIVGIIRSTDKSMTNIQYKVDDMTSAPMDVKQWVDTEDPSVDGNVLPPGTYVKISGNLRSFQNNRSVVAFSVRPLEDMNEITSHMLEVVQAHMVLGKPRSSDQPGQSASVLMQPAGSMAGIVGGGYAGACDMVNNGLSANQNQVLSLIRGCPDPRGISIHDLKMRLGNLSMAVIKQVVEFLSNEGHIFSTIDEDHFKSTDCDE; this is translated from the exons ATGTGGAACCAGG GTGGATACAGTGACTCCAGTATGGGTGGGGGCTACACTCAGTCGCCTGGGGGCTTTGCATCACCTGCTTTGTCCCAGGGAGGAGAGAAGAAAGGG AGAACCAGAACCACACAGATCATCCCCTGCACTGTGTCCCAGCTGATGAGCGCTTCCCAGTCGGATGAGGCCTTCAGAGTCGGGGATGTGGAAGTGGCTCAA GTCACCATTGTGGGAATCATCAGGAGTACAGACAAGTCCATGACCAACATCCAGTACAAGGTGGACGACATGACGTCAGCCCCAATGGATGTGAAACAGTGGGTGGACACAGAG gACCCCAGTGTGGACGGAAATGTGTTGCCTCCAGGCACGTATGTCAAAATTTCTGGCAACCTGCGTTCCTTTCAG AATAACCGGTCTGTGGTGGCGTTCAGTGTCAGGCCCCTGGAGGACATGAATGAAATCACGTCGCACATGCTGGAGGTGGTCCAGGCGCACATGGTGCTCGGCAAGCCTCGGTCTTCG GATCAGCCGGGACAGAGCGCCTCGGTCTTGATGCAGCCTGCAGGAAGCATGGCCGGCATCGTCGGCGGGGGCTACGCGGGCGCATGTGACATGGTTAACAACGGGCTGAGTGCAAACCAGAACCAG GTGCTTAGTTTGATACGAGGATGTCCAGATCCACGAGGCATCAGCATTCATGACCTAAAGATGAGACTGGGCAACCTCAGCATGGCAGTCATCAA GCAAGTGGTGGAGTTCCTCAGCAACGAAGGTCACATCTTTTCCACAATCGATGAAGACCACTTCAAGTCGACAGACTGCGACGAGTAG
- the themis2 gene encoding protein THEMIS2 isoform X2, with the protein MIHSMMAASSVLPLQQYIASLNSTCLPRILQVCSGVYFQGSIYEISGNEVCFSTGDVIKVTGIELLSVCCKDVSSDEKFELPINHTGLFKISPEVTPYSTVEELVKLRPVDLESCLPVTFTSRNKMTLEDVTLREGAVLTLLSVEDDRCRCHIRGNGEASAEVYVSLATRGEFYMCGGEERFTLREIMASPCLRLQRFHFVNTAMWQQTLVLSPVYQICAVMNLRKNVLRFPSSLEVDVVDITDMCKEVNFVSPLSLADVHSLTDEFFPVVVEVLEGPETGALFNCRWLPHLQKGTLLVFHGKRTSAMTVMSSLKSRKSQYFLVSKQYGGQFRRRPRGFDSVYELYVASMQAPGLKVSVTRNCEEVEEEGLPGLSVGEQLEVVGCQKVLLPCGGTERQSVDALVCQRLQDVDEGDEDEDVFLPLYMQGHFVEVLSDNKKYKLEDLGRMFKLPLNVKAVSRDPELEVDPLVGFPCLRVEGATLEPTILASFLHSPELCFEIPAQRISMSVCQSQHGLPWPVEQPPECHVECVTEVTDRFLHQFLKDAMTRDEPPPRPPKRNQFESTTRLAKASQSTPSQEFSSLTLRSRSESCSVPPPPARQATLTDRLLPITPLKHSAPPTLPARAAPKTYVRVGTHVKGSPWTSAAEHSDDYEEVEDMLAVMVKETQESAAFY; encoded by the exons ATGATTCATTCTATGATGGCAGCCAGCAGCGTGTTGCCTCTCCAGCAGTACATCGCATCACTAAACAGCACATGTCTGCCCAGAATCCTGCAGGTCTGCTCGGGAGTCTACTTCCAAG GCTCCATCTATGAGATCTCGGGGAACGAGGTGTGCTTTTCCACCGGGGACGTTATCAAAGTCACCGGCATTGAACTCTTGTCCGTTTGCTGCAAAGATGTCAGCAGCGATGAGAAGTTTGAGCTGCCCATCAACCACACAG gCTTGTTCAAGATCAGTCCAGAGGTGACGCCGtacagcacagtggaggagcTGGTCAAGCTGAGGCCTGTGGATTTAGAGTCCTGCCTCCCCGTCACATTCACCAGCCGCAACAAAATGACCCTCGAAGATGTCACGCTGAGGGAGGGCGCAGTCTTGACCTTGCTGTCTGTCGAAGACGATCGGTGTCGCTGCCACATCAGAGGCAATGGGGAAGCCTCGGCCGAGGTGTACGTGTCGCTGGCGACGCGTGGAGAGTTCTACATGTGCGGGGGTGAGGAGCGCTTCACTCTCAGGGAGATCATGGCTTCGCCGTGCCTGCGCCTTCAACGATTCCACTTCGTTAACACCGCAATGTGGCAACAGACCCTCGTCCTCAGTCCTGTCTACCAAATCTGTGCCGTCATGAACT TGAGGAAGAACGTGTTGAGGTTCCCCTCCAGCTTAGAGGTGGACGTGGTGGACATCACTGACATGTGCAAGGAGGTCAACTTTGTCTCCCCTCTCAGTCTCGCAGACGTCCATTCCCTGACCGATGAATTCTTCCCTGTTGTCGTGGAGGTCTTGGAGGGTCCGGAGACGGGTGCTCTGTTTAATTGCAGATGGCTGCCGCACCTCCAGAAGGGAACCCTGTTGGTTTTCCACGGAAAGAGAACTTCAGCCATGACTGTGATGTCCAGCTTGAAAAGCCGCAAGTCGCAGTACTTCCTTGTCTCAAAGCAGTATGGTGGACAATTCCGGAGGCGTCCCAGAGGGTTTGATTCAGTCTATGAGCTCTATGTGGCCTCCATGCAAGCACCAGGGTTGAAGGTATCCGTCACAAGGAACTGTGAGGAAGTTGAGGAAGAAGGTCTTCCTGGGCTGAGTGTTGGGGAGCAGCTGGaggtggtgggttgtcaaaaagTCCTGCTGCCATGTGGAGGCACTGAGAGGCAGTCAGTTGACGCTCTCGTTTGCCAGCGCCTccaagatgtggatgaaggagatgaggatgaggatgttTTTCTGCCTCTGTACATGCAAGGCCACTTTGTGGAGGTGCTGAGCGACAACAAGAAGTACAAACTGGAAGACTTGGGCAGGATGTTCAAGCTGCCGCTGAATGTGAAAGCAGTGAGCCGGGATCCCGAACTGGAGGTCGACCCTCTTGTGGGATTTCCGTGTCTCCGGGTAGAGGGGGCCACGCTGGAGCCCACCATCCTGGCGAGCTTCCTGCACTCGCCGGAGCTCTGCTTTGAGATACCCGCCCAGAGGATCTCCATGTCTGTGTGTCAAAGCCAGCATGGCCTGCCGTGGCCCGTTGAACAACCCCCAGAGTGTCACGTGGAGTGTGTTACCGAGGTGACGGACAGGTTCTTGCACCAGTTCCTAAAGGACGCTATGACAAGGGACGAGCCTCCACCCAGACCCCCCAAAAGGAATCAGTTTGAGTCGACCACGAGGCTTGCAAAGGCGTCCCAAAGCACGCCGAGCCAAGAGTTTTCCAGTTTGACTTTAAGAAGCAGAAGCGAGAGCTGCTCAGTGCCTCCGCCTCCT GCTCGCCAGGCAACTCTCACCGACAGACTGCTGCCAATCACGCCACTAAAGCACTCAGCGCCTCCGACCTTGCCTGCAAGGGCCGCGCCCAAAACCTATGTGAGAGTGGGAACTCATGTTAAAG GGTCACCGTGGACGTCTGCAGCAGAGCACTCAGACGACTACGAAGAAGTGGAGGACATGCTGGCAGTGATGGTGAAGGAAACCCAGGAGAGTGCGGCTTTCTACTAG
- the ppp1r8b gene encoding protein phosphatase 1, regulatory subunit 8b: MATKTSNDGPPPFDCPSWGGKPPVGLHLDVMKGDKLIEKLIIDEKKFYLFGRNPDWCDFTIDHQSCSRVHAALVYHKHLKRLFLIDLNSTHGTFLGHIRLEAHKPQQVPIDSTISFGASTRTYTIREKPQSQGGGGTGDIKIGDEDELKGLLGLPEEETELENLTEFNTAHNKRISLLTIEEGNLDIQRPKRKRRNSRVTFNEEDCIINPEDIDPSVGRFRNMVQTAVVPIKKRRSEGQNTLGLDNFASKRMHGYSLSGGLYGDLPPTSHENQPTGAPGGASMQGGLPLPFPNPAPEVDLAPEAHQPPVMLNPTPVTAPYLPETLNEPRKKKYAKEAWPGKKPTPSLLI, encoded by the exons atggcgactaaaACAAGTAACGACGGCCCACCTCCTTTTGATTGTCCATCATG GGGAGGCAAGCCACCGGTCGGGCTCCACCTCGACGTGATGAAGGGAGACAAACTGATCGAG aaACTGATCATAGACGAAAAGAAGTTCTACTTGTTTGGGAGGAATCCAGACTGGTGCGACTTCACCATCGACCATCAGTCATGCTCACGCGTCCATGCCGCCCTCGTCTACCACAAACATTTGAAGAGGCTCTTCCTCATAGACCTCAACAGCA cacatggTACTTTCCTTGGACACATCCGTCTGGAGGCACACAAGCCTCAGCAGGTTCCCATCGACTCCACAATATCTTTTGGGGCTTCCACACGGACCTACACCATCCGAGAGAAGCCCCAAAGCCAGGGAGGGGGCGGCACCGGAGACATTAAGATAGGAGATGAAGACGAGCTGAAAGGACTTCTCGGACTTCCGGAGGAGGAGACGGAGCTGGAG AATCTGACCGAGTTTAACACGGCTCACAACAAGCGCATCTCCCTTTTGACCATCGAGGAGGGCAACCTGGACATCCAAAGGCctaagaggaagaggagaaactCCAGAGTTACCTTCAATGAGGAGGACTGCATCATCAATCCAG AGGACATCGACCCCTCGGTGGGACGTTTTAGGAATATGGTGCAGACTGCTGTCGTCCCTATCAAG AAACGGCGATCAGAGGGCCAAAACACGTTGGGTCTGGACAACTTTGCTTCAAAACGTATGCACGGTTACTCCCTGAGCGGCGGTCTCTATGGAGACCTGCCTCCCACCAGCCACGAGAACCAGCCCACAGGCGCTCCGGGTGGTGCCTCCATGCAGGGCGGGCTCCCCTTGCCTTTCCCCAATCCGGCACCAGAGGTGGACCTGGCCCCAGAGGCTCACCAGCCCCCCGTCATGCTCAACCCCACTCCGGTCACAGCACCGTACCTACCAGAGACCCTCAACGAGCCGCGCAAAAAGAAGTACGCCAAAGAGGCGTGGCCGGGCAAGAAACCCACGCCGTCGCTACTCATTTGA
- the themis2 gene encoding protein THEMIS2 isoform X1, which produces MIHSMMAASSVLPLQQYIASLNSTCLPRILQVCSGVYFQGSIYEISGNEVCFSTGDVIKVTGIELLSVCCKDVSSDEKFELPINHTGLFKISPEVTPYSTVEELVKLRPVDLESCLPVTFTSRNKMTLEDVTLREGAVLTLLSVEDDRCRCHIRGNGEASAEVYVSLATRGEFYMCGGEERFTLREIMASPCLRLQRFHFVNTAMWQQTLVLSPVYQICAVMNLRKNVLRFPSSLEVDVVDITDMCKEVNFVSPLSLADVHSLTDEFFPVVVEVLEGPETGALFNCRWLPHLQKGTLLVFHGKRTSAMTVMSSLKSRKSQYFLVSKQYGGQFRRRPRGFDSVYELYVASMQAPGLKVSVTRNCEEVEEEGLPGLSVGEQLEVVGCQKVLLPCGGTERQSVDALVCQRLQDVDEGDEDEDVFLPLYMQGHFVEVLSDNKKYKLEDLGRMFKLPLNVKAVSRDPELEVDPLVGFPCLRVEGATLEPTILASFLHSPELCFEIPAQRISMSVCQSQHGLPWPVEQPPECHVECVTEVTDRFLHQFLKDAMTRDEPPPRPPKRNQFESTTRLAKASQSTPSQEFSSLTLRSRSESCSVPPPPARQATLTDRLLPITPLKHSAPPTLPARAAPKTYVRVGTHVKGEGQPLVFLCYCKLWSLPIFFSSQGHRGRLQQSTQTTTKKWRTCWQ; this is translated from the exons ATGATTCATTCTATGATGGCAGCCAGCAGCGTGTTGCCTCTCCAGCAGTACATCGCATCACTAAACAGCACATGTCTGCCCAGAATCCTGCAGGTCTGCTCGGGAGTCTACTTCCAAG GCTCCATCTATGAGATCTCGGGGAACGAGGTGTGCTTTTCCACCGGGGACGTTATCAAAGTCACCGGCATTGAACTCTTGTCCGTTTGCTGCAAAGATGTCAGCAGCGATGAGAAGTTTGAGCTGCCCATCAACCACACAG gCTTGTTCAAGATCAGTCCAGAGGTGACGCCGtacagcacagtggaggagcTGGTCAAGCTGAGGCCTGTGGATTTAGAGTCCTGCCTCCCCGTCACATTCACCAGCCGCAACAAAATGACCCTCGAAGATGTCACGCTGAGGGAGGGCGCAGTCTTGACCTTGCTGTCTGTCGAAGACGATCGGTGTCGCTGCCACATCAGAGGCAATGGGGAAGCCTCGGCCGAGGTGTACGTGTCGCTGGCGACGCGTGGAGAGTTCTACATGTGCGGGGGTGAGGAGCGCTTCACTCTCAGGGAGATCATGGCTTCGCCGTGCCTGCGCCTTCAACGATTCCACTTCGTTAACACCGCAATGTGGCAACAGACCCTCGTCCTCAGTCCTGTCTACCAAATCTGTGCCGTCATGAACT TGAGGAAGAACGTGTTGAGGTTCCCCTCCAGCTTAGAGGTGGACGTGGTGGACATCACTGACATGTGCAAGGAGGTCAACTTTGTCTCCCCTCTCAGTCTCGCAGACGTCCATTCCCTGACCGATGAATTCTTCCCTGTTGTCGTGGAGGTCTTGGAGGGTCCGGAGACGGGTGCTCTGTTTAATTGCAGATGGCTGCCGCACCTCCAGAAGGGAACCCTGTTGGTTTTCCACGGAAAGAGAACTTCAGCCATGACTGTGATGTCCAGCTTGAAAAGCCGCAAGTCGCAGTACTTCCTTGTCTCAAAGCAGTATGGTGGACAATTCCGGAGGCGTCCCAGAGGGTTTGATTCAGTCTATGAGCTCTATGTGGCCTCCATGCAAGCACCAGGGTTGAAGGTATCCGTCACAAGGAACTGTGAGGAAGTTGAGGAAGAAGGTCTTCCTGGGCTGAGTGTTGGGGAGCAGCTGGaggtggtgggttgtcaaaaagTCCTGCTGCCATGTGGAGGCACTGAGAGGCAGTCAGTTGACGCTCTCGTTTGCCAGCGCCTccaagatgtggatgaaggagatgaggatgaggatgttTTTCTGCCTCTGTACATGCAAGGCCACTTTGTGGAGGTGCTGAGCGACAACAAGAAGTACAAACTGGAAGACTTGGGCAGGATGTTCAAGCTGCCGCTGAATGTGAAAGCAGTGAGCCGGGATCCCGAACTGGAGGTCGACCCTCTTGTGGGATTTCCGTGTCTCCGGGTAGAGGGGGCCACGCTGGAGCCCACCATCCTGGCGAGCTTCCTGCACTCGCCGGAGCTCTGCTTTGAGATACCCGCCCAGAGGATCTCCATGTCTGTGTGTCAAAGCCAGCATGGCCTGCCGTGGCCCGTTGAACAACCCCCAGAGTGTCACGTGGAGTGTGTTACCGAGGTGACGGACAGGTTCTTGCACCAGTTCCTAAAGGACGCTATGACAAGGGACGAGCCTCCACCCAGACCCCCCAAAAGGAATCAGTTTGAGTCGACCACGAGGCTTGCAAAGGCGTCCCAAAGCACGCCGAGCCAAGAGTTTTCCAGTTTGACTTTAAGAAGCAGAAGCGAGAGCTGCTCAGTGCCTCCGCCTCCT GCTCGCCAGGCAACTCTCACCGACAGACTGCTGCCAATCACGCCACTAAAGCACTCAGCGCCTCCGACCTTGCCTGCAAGGGCCGCGCCCAAAACCTATGTGAGAGTGGGAACTCATGTTAAAGGTGAAGGACAACCTTTAGTCTTTTTGTGTTACTGCAAACTGTGGAGTCTACCAATATTCTTCTCCTCGCAGGGTCACCGTGGACGTCTGCAGCAGAGCACTCAGACGACTACGAAGAAGTGGAGGACATGCTGGCAGTGA